A genomic region of Papaver somniferum cultivar HN1 chromosome 7, ASM357369v1, whole genome shotgun sequence contains the following coding sequences:
- the LOC113297357 gene encoding type I inositol polyphosphate 5-phosphatase 2-like has translation MQGNQSIRPLQDSGFKPKEYQLKHRRGKSETLRLQYINTKEVRVTVGTWNVAGRHPSEDLKIDDWLCMQEPADMYILGFQEVVPLNAGNVFGAEDNRPIPKWEALIRKTLNRSSQPETKFKSYSAPPSPVFRTSAADDVLAEEIDVSEVVEIVNEENLELLKGKEFGRQEPNDLLNTSKKLQLQRIYGIDSDRRIDWPELSLDTPLQVFPSRPELRRVLSTSGRVGFDWMGKPQFFSNQDLAVDGGLKRVRHSSGNLGLHWMENQEKIDVLHSLSDVSDKSENDDDDDDDDDEEEEEEEEEEEEDSQLDFEGDDFETEIETESKKVRAKYVRIVSKQMVGIYVSIWVRRRLRRHVNNLKVSPVGVGLMGYMGNKGSVSVSMSLFQTRLCFVCSHLTSGHKEGDDQRRNSDVNEILKRTQFSSLLAADQVETIPSHDQIFWFGDLNYRLNMLDAEVRKLVAKKQWDGLINSDQLIKELRSGRVFDGWNEGTIDFPPTYKYEFDSDRYVGESPKEGEKKRSPAWCDRILWFGKGIKQLNYKRAELKLSDHRPVSSNFLIDVEVFDHRKLRRVLNFTNAQVHPEVFLEEDVE, from the exons ATGCAGGGGAACCAATCCATACGCCCACTTCAAGATTCAG GGTTTAAGCCAAAGGAATATCAATTAAAACATAGAAGAGGAAAATCAGAAACTTTACGTCTTCAGTACATAAACACAAAAGAAGTGAG GGTAACAGTAGGGACATGGAACGTGGCTGGACGACATCCGTCTGAAGATCTAAAGATAGATGACTGGCTGTGCATGCAAGAACCAGCAGACATGTATATTCTTGG TTTCCAGGAAGTGGTTCCGTTAAACGCCGGGAATGTATTTGGAGCAGAGGATAATAGACCAATTCCAAAATGGGAAGCTCTGATTCGTAAGACTCTGAACAGGTCTTCACAACCTGAAACAAAATTCAAAAGTTATAGTGCACCTCCCTCTCCAGTATTCAGAACATCTGCTGCGGACGATGTACTTGCTGAGGAAATTGATGTCTCTGAAGTAGTAGAGATTGTGAACGAAGAAAATTTAGAGCTTCTCAAGGGTAAGGAATTCGGGCGACAAGAACCAAATGATTTACTTAATACAAGCAAGAAATTACAGTTACAGAGAATTTATGGGATAGACAGTGACAGGAGAATTGATTGGCCTGAACTCTCGTTGGACACACCATTACAAGTTTTTCCTTCAAGGCCAGAACTTCGGAGAGTTCTTAGTACTTCTGGAAGGGTTGGGTTTGACTGGATGGGCAAACCTCAATTTTTTAGTAATCAAGACTTGGCAGTAGATGGTGGACTGAAAAGAGTGCGCCATAGTTCAGGCAACTTAGGATTACACTGGATGGAAAACCAAGAGAAGATTGATGTTCTTCATTCACTTTCTGATGTCTCTGACAAGtctgaaaatgatgatgatgatgatgatgatgatgatgaagaagaagaagaagaagaagaagaagaagaagaagactcgcAACTAGATTTTGAAGGGGATGATTTCGAAACTGAAATCGAAACAGAAAGCAAAAAGGTTCGCGCTAAATATGTGCGCATTGTTAGTAAACAAATGGTGGGAATTTATGTATCAATTTGGGTCCGTAGGAGGTTAAGAAGGCACGTTAACAACTTGAAGGTTTCTCCTGTTGGAGTTGGTCTCATGGGCTACATGGGAAACAAG GGATCTGTTTCTGTCAGCATGTCTCTCTTTCAAACACGACTTTGTTTTGTTTGTTCTCATCTGACATCTGGTCACAAGGAGGGGGATGATCAGAGGCGTAACTCTGATGTCAATGAAATTTTAAAACGAACACAATTTTCTTCACTGCTTGCTGCAGATCAAGTGGAGACAATCCCATCTCATGA CCAGATATTTTGGTTTGGGGACTTGAATTATCGTCTGAATATGTTGGATGCTGAAGTGAGGAAGCTTGTTGCCAAGAAACAGTGGGATGGACTGATCAACAGCGATCAG CTAATCAAAGAACTTCGCAGTGGACGTGTTTTTGATGGATGGAACGAAGGGACAATAGATTTCCCACCTACTTACAAGTATGAATTCGATTCAGATAGATATGTTGGTGAAAGcccaaaagaaggagaaaagaagagatcCCCAGCATG GTGTGATAGGATACTGTGGTTCGGGAAGGGAATCAAGCAACTAAATTACAAGCGAGCAGAGTTGAAGCTTTCAGATCACCGTCCTGTAAGTTCCAACTTTTTAATTGACGTCGAAGTCTTTGACCATCGGAAACTCCGCAGAGTTTTGAATTTTACCAATGCACAAGTGCATCCGGAGGTCTTTCTCGAGGAGGATGTGGAATGA